GAGACAAGTTTTTTCAGTATATTCGACTCGTTTTGCATTTACATACCCCGCGAATCGTTCCCATATGATAAATATGTATCATGGTCCATTTCAACGAACATATTGAAATGCATCTTTTCAAGGACATCAAGTCCTTGCTGAGAGTCATGCATGTTTAACAGGACTTCAGTTACATCGTTTTTTAGTCCGGGATCAATTTCCGGATTTACCGCAATTAAGGGAACAAGATGATCTGAGGATGAATGAATTATTGTCAGCTCAGAGGAATATTCCGGCGAATCCTGTACCATGTAGTCCCACATAATACGATCTATTTCAGCCCCGTCAAGAGTCCCCTGATGCACCATATCTATGAAATTATCCTGGCTGTTGCTGTAAATATAACTGGAAAAAAATGAATCAGGAGATTCATTGATCAGATGCAGCATGTACTCCGGAACGATTTCACCCCGGTTAAAACGATAACTATTGAATGCAACTTTTTTACCGCGGAGATCTTCCAGCGAATCGATACCTGAATCTGATCTCACAATCACAAAAGATGTGCCATATAAATCCCCATTAATCACCGGGACAGTGATTATTTCCATACCAAAGCCATTATACCCGGAAATATAATCGTCCTCTCTTACAAATACAAAATCGAGATATCCAGTCTCAAGTAAATAATTGATCTCCGCAGGATTATCACGCTGCACCAGTTCAAAATCAAGGTCCGTATACGCAGAAAGATATTCAACAAAATATTTGTAATACTCCATTGTTGTTTTCGGGGAAGCCATTGAAAAAACACCGATACGTACAGGCTTATCGTTGACATCCGATTGTTTCAGGTTTTCGGTTTTTTCAAGAGACACTTTCAGGGCTTCCTCACTTTCAAAGCATCCGCTTGAAGAAGTAACAAATATAAAAGCAAGAATCAGGGATATTACGAAAATGCACTTGCTACACCGTTGTAATGCCTTGCTTTTCATACCTGTATCCCAACAGCCTTATTTCATATTTAAATATGCCTATATAATTATATTACAGAAATATAATTTATTGCAATTGGTTGCCAAACTATATAAAACCATGCACATATACATATTTCGTTCAATTTATATATGTAGAATCATATCTAAATAGTGGTGTGTGCAAATTGACCCGAAAAAATAACTACCTGATTATTGCTACTGTTTGCCTGTTATTAATCCTGGTATTCATAGTATACATGTCCGGACAGACTGATACTCAGAATCCTGATAGCTCCTTATCAATCGAAGAACAAAATAACGCAGAGGATAATGACAACGATGGAGAGACAACTGAAATTTATATAAAGGGTTCCGATACTATTTTACCGGTATCGCTTGCCGAATCTGCGGCATTCATGGAACTTTATCCCAAGGACAATATAATCGTTATTGGCGGTGGCTCATCTCTTGGGATTGCCAGTTTTATTGAAGGCGAAGTTGAAATTGCCATGGCTTCAAGGAAAATTAAAGATTCTGAAATTGAGAGCGCAATGGAAAAAGGAATAGATCCCGTGGAAACTGTTATCGGATGGGATGGCATTGCAGTTATCGTTAATAAAAATAACTATTTTGACAGCTTAACCATTGAACAACTGAAAAAAATCTACACCGGAGAAGTCAGTAACTGGAAAGAGCTGGGCGGGAAGGACGAAGAAATTGAAGTGCTTGTGCGTGACACCAGTTCCGGAACTTACGCTTTTTTCAAAGAACATGTGCTTGAAGATGAAGAATACACTTCTACGGCAGTAACCGAACCAAATACAGAAGCTATCGTACAGACTGTTGCATCAGACAGTGCGGCTATTGGTTACATCGGACTTGCATATGCTGACAGCAGTGTGAAAATGCTTGGCCTGGAAAACTCCGAAGGTATATTCCATCCGGAGCAGGAGTCTATACTGAAAGGCAAATATCCACTCGCAAGACCGCTCCAGTATTATACCAACGGTGAACCTGAAGGAGATGTCGATAAGTACATAGACTTTGTCCTGAGTGAACAGGGACAGGCTATAATTAAAAAAATCGGATATCTTCCGATAAACTAAAAAATGGAAATAATATGAAAAAGTGAATAGGTAAAACCAGATCAGAGCAGGGAGTCAGGGCCAATACGCCCGCTCCTGATCATATGATCAGCAAGCACAAGTGCCATCATTGACTCAGCAACCGGAACCATTCTCGGAGGGATTGTCGGGTCATGGCGGCCATGTATTTCTACATCGATCTCTTTCATTGAAGCCATATCGACACTTTTTTGAGACTTTGATATGGAAGGAGTGGGTTTTACCGCGATCCTGCATACCACAGGCATTCCGGTGGATATGCCCCCTGTGATCCCGCCGGCATTATTGTTTGCAGGAATTACTTTTCCGTTGTTCAGTACCAGTGCATCATTCATCTGGCTGCCTTTCATTCCGGCACATTCAAAGCCGGCACCGATCTCAACACCTTTGACGGCTCCGATTCCCATCATTGCACAGGCAATATCGGCATCCAGTTTGTCAAATACCGGTTCTCCGAGTCCTGCAGGAACTCCGGTGGCGATGATCTCCACGACACCTCCTATACTGTCTCCTTCAAAACGAGCTACATTCACCTGTTCCAGCATTTGTTCAGTTGCTTCCGGGTCTGCACAACGTACAACATTACTGTCAACATTCCGACGGATTTCATCATAAGAAAGCGGCTTTGCTTTAATTCCACCAAGCTCCGTCACATGTGCAAAGACCTCGATACCTTTCTGTGAAAGGAGTTTTCTGGCAACGGCACCTCCGGCAACCCTGCCAATTGTTTCCCTGCCGGATGATCTTCCACCACCCCGGTGATCCCGGATACCATACTTTTCAGTGTAGGCAAGGTCAGCATGCCCTGGACGAGGGACATTCTTTATGTAATCATAAGCACTGGATTTTGCATTCTTGTTCCATACCAGCATGGAAACCGGCATCCCGGTAGTTATACCATCGATTATACCGGACAGGATCTCTACTGAATCAGACTCTGAACGGGGAGTTGACACATCGCTCTGTCCCGGTCTTCGTCTGTCAAGATCTTTCTGAACATCAGCTTCCGAAAGTTCAAGTCCGGCAGGTACACCATCAACAACAACTCCAAGGGCTTTTCCATGTGACTCGCCCCATGTTGTGATCCTGAAAGAATGTCCGAATGAATTTCCTGGCATAATTATATAGACCTCTTGATACTATTTATATCGACCGCGTGTGAGCCGGTTCAATATGTACGAGCACATCCTCGATGCCATCAAAACTTTCCCTGATACGATACTGCACAATGTGGGATATGGTGTGTGACTTGTAAGTTGTCATTTCAGGATCAACTTCCACATGCAGGTCGACAAAGACATTCCCCGGCGGACCGCGTGTCCTTATTTTATGGCAATCGATAACACCTTCTACATTACGAACCACTGTTGCTATTTCTTCTGTATCGATCTGTGACTCATCAGCAAGGATTGACACGCTATGGAAAATGATCTCTGCTCCTGCATGCAGTATAACCAGCGCAATTAAAACAGAAACAACCGGATCTATTAAAGGATATCCAAGATGGATGGCAATTAGACCGATAATAACTGAAAGAGAAACGTAAATGTCACTTCTGGTATGGGCCGAATCGGCAAGAAGAACTTCACTGTTTAGCTCAGTACCCTTCCTGCGTTCGTATGTTGTGACGCCATAGTTTACACACATCGTTCCAAGCATTATTACAAAACTTATTGCAGTTACCTCAGGTGCATTTCCACTTCCGAACCGGTCAAAAGCAGAATGTACTATCTCAAAGGCCACAACCGCCAGTATGACTGCTATTACAATCGATGCCAGGGTCTCAAACTTGCGGTGCCCGTACGGATGTTCCTTGTCAGGAGGTTTGGCTGCAATCTGAATACCTATAAGACCTACGATATTTGAAATACCGTCAAAAAGAGAATGATACCCATCAGATTGCATGCTCAGGACATTAGTGTACATCCCGTATGCAATCTTGGCAAAAGAGACGGCAAGGTTCAGGAACAGAATATAGATCATTACATTTCTTATCTGCCTGAAACGTGATTCAATATCATACATATCTTATCTAGGAAGAGATTAACTATCACCAATATAAAGTATATGATTTTTATATCTAAAAAAAGAAGGGGCGCCAACATTGATTAAGATGAAGTGGTTTAATATATAAATAAATACATATGTAGCATTGGTGATAGTTTTGCTCCTGCACAAAAAAAGGTCCTTTACACTTATAATTATGTTAGTTACTGTCTTGTTTATATCCGGATGTCTTGAAACCGCACAGACAGAACCTGCTACAATTGATGACGCTGCCCTTGAAGCCTATGGATGGACACAGGTTTCTCTTGAAGAGAAATCTTTTGAGCAAAACATTACGGAATCCACAACTATTGTTTTCAATTCAACGACTGTTAAATATCACAATGACAGGCTGACATCGGATATTAATGAACAGGTACTTGAGTTTAAAGAAGAGAATAATCTGCCCGTTTCCATAGAACTACCTGAAAGCCTCAGTGCACAGGTCATTACATATCGTCTTACTTTGCCATCAGGGACTAAACTTCCGACTGAAATTGTTTCAAAAATACTGGACAGCAGAATGAATGAGATCCAGGAAAGCAACGACATTGAAAACATACAGGAAGCTTCCACACGTACAATAACACTGGCAGATGATTCAGAGGCAGTTGTGAAAATATTCACATCTTCAGCTAATTCCACAGCATCCAAAATGAAGATGATGGGATTTTTCACTACTTTTTCAAATGAAGAATCCAGCACCGTAGTCATAGGATTTGTACCGGATGGCAAATATAACGTGGATGCAGGAATAATAAACGGAACTGTGTTCTCGATTGATGGTGAAAGCGAGATCGATGAAATGCTTGAGCTTGTCAGCACCATAGAATAAAGATCTAAACAAATATATAGCCCGGATCAATAGAATGCGGGCTATATCTAATAAATAGCACATCAATAGAGAATAGAGAAGAATACAAAATCAATAGAATACCTATATATACGATTTTTCCGATTCGGAGAATAGGTGTTCTGTTTGAAATCCCTGACAAGAAAAAATATTGTGATTATCTTATCCGTCTTTTTGCTATCAATTTCTGTAATTCTGTTATCAGGATGTGTTACGGATAACAGCAAGGATTCTGTTTTAGATCAGGAATTCAGCAATTCCATAGGAATTGATTTTGCCCTTATTCCCGCAGGTGAATTCTACATGGGTTCGGACTCAACTCCGATAGTTGCTTTTGACGACCCTTTGCATGAGGTTAGCATTAAGAATGCTTTCTACATGGGTAAATATGAAGTTACGCAGGAGCAATGGGAAGATGTCATGGGAAATAATCCTTCGTTCTTTGAAGGAGAAAATCTGCCTGTTGAGCAGGTATCGTGGAACGATGCACAGGAATTCATTAGCAAGCTGAATCAAATGGAAGATACTGACAAGTATCGCCTTCCAACTGAAACTGAATGGGAATACGCATGTAAAGCCGGAAATAACACGGATTTTTCATTTACAAATGAAGCTACTGACCTGAACGAGTACGGATGGTCAGATTCTTACGGATGGTGTGCTATAAACGCCAACAAAACAACTCATTCTGTGGGTGAAAAGAAGGCAAATGCATGGGGACTTTACGACATGCACGGTAATGTCTGGGAATGGGTTCAGGACAACTGGCATGACACTTATGAGAATGCTCCTGTTGATGGAACTGCCTGGGAAGATGAAAGCAGCAGCAACCGTGTAGGTAAAGGAGGGAGCTGGATGGATGGACCGAATATCTGCAAAAGTGCTTTCCGTGGTAGTCTGGATGCTGAAAGTACATCAAATGTCCTGGGATTCAGGATCGTGAAGGAGATATAAAATCTCCTGCATCTTTCTGCAACCGGAAAATATAATTCACATAAATCCTCAGTTCAGAGCATGGTAAAAATTGCAGTCACAGGAAAAGGCGGGGTGGGCAAAACAACACTATCCGGTACTCTGGCAAGAATGCTGGCAAGGGATGGTTACGATGTGCTTGCTATTGATGCTGATGCTGATATGAATCTGGCTTCATCTCTGGGAATAGAGGACGCTCCAAAACCACTTACAGATTATAAGGACCTAATTGAAGATCGGGCCGGTGAAAAAGGCGGCATGTTCAAGTTGAATCCTAAAGTTGATGATGTGGTTGATAAATTCGGTGTTGTCGGACCTGATAATGTTAAAATGCTTGTAATGGGAACTGTGGAAAGAGGGGGAAGTGGTTGTATGTGTCCTGCTTCAGCGTTCCTGAAAGCCTTCCTGAGGCATGTAGTACTCAAGGGCAGCAGTGCTGTTATCCTTGACATGGAAGCGGGTATCGAACATCTTGGAAGAGGAACCACACGCGGAATTGACCTTATGATCGTTGTTGTGGAACCAGGTATGCGCTCCATTGAGACTGCCCGGAGAATTAAAGAGCTTTCCGAAGGAATTGATATCAAACACCTGGCAGCGGTAATTAATAAGGGGACTTCCTCAGACATCAAGCCCAAACTTGAAGAAATGGGAATTCCTGTACTTGGTGTGATACCATACGACCCGGATCTTGTGGAAGCAGACTTCAATGGTCTGTCACCAATAGATGTTGGTGGAAACTGGGTTGATTCTGTCACCGAAATCAAAGACCATATGCTTGAAATGATATCTGGTTTTGAGAAAGAAGAATAGGCGATAAGATGGTACTAATATTTTGCAGGATCATAATTGCCAGGACAATTTTATATAATAAGATTCCATGTCCATAAATAATGGAATCAAAAACGATAAAATGCAACAAATGCAACAATGATGCAATTATTTTCCAGAAATATTCCGGGATGCACCTGTGCCGTAAGCATTTCATAGAAGACGTTGAGCGAAAAATAAAACTTACTATAAGGAAGCACTACAGCATCAAAAGGAATGAAGTTATAGCTGTTGGCCTGAGCGGTGGTAAGGACAGCAGTACAACACTCCACATACTCCACAAATTATTCGGCAAAAGGCCCGATATTGAGATTGTGGGAATCTCCATAGATGAAGGAATTGAAGGTTATCGTCCTGATACTATTGAATCTGCACGAGAGCTGACATCAAAACTTGGTGTCAGGCATATTATCCGTTCATTCCAGGATGAGTATGACACAACCATGGATGAAATAGCACCCCAACAAAGAGAAAAAGGGGCTTGCAGCTATTGTGGAGTCCTCAGAAAATCACTTATCAATAAAATAGCTCTGGAAATTGGTGCTACAAAACTTGCGATTGGCCATAATCTGGATGACGAAGCTCAGACTATCTTGTTAAATCACCTGAAAGGTGACGTTTCCCGCATGGTCAGACTTGCTCCGCCAAAAGAACTTGAAGGACTGGTGCTCAGAATGAAACCTCTGAGAAACATTCCTGAAAAAGAAGTTGCACTTTATGCTTACTTGTATGATCTTCCCCTTGGATTTGGCGGCTGTCCCTATTCTCATGAAGCAATGAGAAGAGAGATCCGGGTAATGCTGAATGAATTTGAAGTAAAGCACCCAGGTACAAAATATGCTCTTTTAAGTGGTTTCGATAAGGTTTCAGGAATACTTGGAAGGGAATATCCGCAGGAAGGACTCCAGAAATGCTGTATATGCGGACAAGCGTGTACTGAGAAAGTCTGCCAGGCCTGCAGACTGCTCAAACGTGATCAATCTTCCAGCATGTAATCTTCAAAGGAATACAATTTCCTTTCTGTTCTGTCAAGATAGAAACGTGTGAGCCACACAGTGATCAGAGGCTGTATTAGTATGGTGCTCAATAGAAGATTGATAAGTGGCCATAGCTGAGCTACTATGCCAACGTAAGATGTAATTTGTCCGATGAATTCCAGTGCTACGAGGATTCCCATGACGAATAACCAGATCCCTATAGATGCCAGTTTATTGGACAGAACAAATGATAGCCCGGACTCGATTGCGCTTATCGGATCAAGCTCGTCTACCACAAGCACGTAATTCACAAGAAAAAGTAGCAAGCTGATAACAAGTATGTAAAATACCCATGCAACGGTACCAAAAAACAGCAGCAATACACTAGAAGCAGCCATTTCAGGATTTGACAGAAGAAGACTGACATCATCCATGGAGAGAATACCCGGAACAAGGAATATCACACCGGCCAATATCAGTAATAGTACCAGTATATTTACAAAAAATAAGTTCAGATAATTCCTTTTTCCTGTTGTGAAGATAGTTCTGACACTTGTGTGGCCTCTTTCCAGTGCTTCTTTAGCCATGCCTATAGCACCGGCCGTCACAAAGGAATCTATCAGCATATAAATTAAAAACAGGATAAGACTGAAAATTACCACTGCCAGCATGCGTTCATAAAATACGGAATACATAATACCAAGCATTTCATTCTGGGCTATGCTTGTAGGATCTGCTATACCTGACATTTCAGGAACAAGGAATATCAGAGCAAACAAAAACACTGATATCACAGAAAACATAATCAATACCACTATTTTTAATATGAAAGGCATGCACAGGTTAAGATTGCCAGCCCAGGTTCCAAATCCTTTGCGAATAAGTGTTCCAATGTCCTCTGCCATCTGCATTACTCCGAAGATAGTGACACTACGTTTCTCTATTATTTATTTGCATCCCATATTAAATTTGGAAAACAAAAGGCATTTATTGATTATTAAAAAGTACAAAAAAATTACTGCTGAGCAAAAGTGCAGGGTTAAAACAAAAGGTATAAATATAAGGGTGCCTTTTGTAATTTGTTCTTGCACGGGTGGCTCTTTTCATACACTAAACCCACTCCCACACTTAAACCCCACTCCCCAAATACATTAAACCCAACCACCCGTGCAAACACAAATTTCTTTTTTTTAAGACCGCTTTTGTATATACTGAATATGACAAATTGAGACTATTTTCTGTTATTTCGGATTATTTTAATCTGAATTCATAATCCATTTTGACTTTTAGTGTAGCTGAGCTGCTATTAATACTGAAAATAGATTGAACCAGAACAGACAAGAACAGATAAATAAAAAGAAAAAGAAGTTCCGGCAAAAAACCGGAAATCGATTTTTACAGCTTAGTTTTAGAAGAGACCTGCGCCGATAAACAGTGATGAGAACAGGATGGCGATCATGTTCACCACTTTGATCAGGGCGTTAAGTGCAGGTCCGGATGTGTCCTTGAATGGGTCACCCACGGTGTCACCGACAACAGCTGCCTTGTGAGCCTCTGAACCCTTTCCACCGTGTTCTCCGTCTTCAATAAGCTTCTTTGCATTATCCCATGCTCCACCACCGTTGTCCATAGTGAGTGCAAGTAAGAGACCACAGACAATGATACCGATAAGGAGACCACCAAGAGCTGCCGGACCGAGTACAAGACCTACGATAAGTGGTGTGAATATCGCAAGGACACCAGGTATTGCCATTTCCTTAATTGCGGCTGCTGTGACGATGTCGACACACTTACCGTATTCTGGCTTTGCAGTTCCTTCCATTATTCCAGGAATTTCACGGAACTGACGGCGAACCTCATTGACGATCTTGAATGCTGCCTTTCCTACAGCCTGCATCGTTACAGCAGTGAAGACGAATGGAAGCAGTCCACCAATGAACAAACCTACAAGGACCAATGGATTGCTGAGACTGAGTGCATCACCTGTAAGATTTACCTTGCCAGTGTAGTCTGCGAAGAGTGCCAGTGCACCAAGTGCTGCTGAACCGATTGCATATCCCTTTGTGACTGCCTTTGTGGTGTTACCTACTGCATCGAGTGCATCAGTAATCTTACGTACATCAGATGGCATACCTGCCATTTCTGCAATTCCACCGGCATTGTCAGTGATAGGACCATATGAGTCAAGCGCTACGATCATACCGGTTGTTGAGAGCATTGCTGCTGCTGCAACTGCTATACCATAAAGACCGATTGCAGGACTTGCTGCTCCACCTACAATGAAGAAAGAAGCCAGAATACCTACAATGATGATGATAACAGGGAGTGCTGTACTCTCAAAGCCAATTGCAAGACCTGAAATTACGTTTGTACCTGCACCTGTTTCAGATGCTGCTGCAATTGTC
Above is a window of uncultured Methanolobus sp. DNA encoding:
- a CDS encoding PhnD/SsuA/transferrin family substrate-binding protein gives rise to the protein MKSKALQRCSKCIFVISLILAFIFVTSSSGCFESEEALKVSLEKTENLKQSDVNDKPVRIGVFSMASPKTTMEYYKYFVEYLSAYTDLDFELVQRDNPAEINYLLETGYLDFVFVREDDYISGYNGFGMEIITVPVINGDLYGTSFVIVRSDSGIDSLEDLRGKKVAFNSYRFNRGEIVPEYMLHLINESPDSFFSSYIYSNSQDNFIDMVHQGTLDGAEIDRIMWDYMVQDSPEYSSELTIIHSSSDHLVPLIAVNPEIDPGLKNDVTEVLLNMHDSQQGLDVLEKMHFNMFVEMDHDTYLSYGNDSRGM
- a CDS encoding PstS family phosphate ABC transporter substrate-binding protein: MTRKNNYLIIATVCLLLILVFIVYMSGQTDTQNPDSSLSIEEQNNAEDNDNDGETTEIYIKGSDTILPVSLAESAAFMELYPKDNIIVIGGGSSLGIASFIEGEVEIAMASRKIKDSEIESAMEKGIDPVETVIGWDGIAVIVNKNNYFDSLTIEQLKKIYTGEVSNWKELGGKDEEIEVLVRDTSSGTYAFFKEHVLEDEEYTSTAVTEPNTEAIVQTVASDSAAIGYIGLAYADSSVKMLGLENSEGIFHPEQESILKGKYPLARPLQYYTNGEPEGDVDKYIDFVLSEQGQAIIKKIGYLPIN
- the aroC gene encoding chorismate synthase, with the translated sequence MPGNSFGHSFRITTWGESHGKALGVVVDGVPAGLELSEADVQKDLDRRRPGQSDVSTPRSESDSVEILSGIIDGITTGMPVSMLVWNKNAKSSAYDYIKNVPRPGHADLAYTEKYGIRDHRGGGRSSGRETIGRVAGGAVARKLLSQKGIEVFAHVTELGGIKAKPLSYDEIRRNVDSNVVRCADPEATEQMLEQVNVARFEGDSIGGVVEIIATGVPAGLGEPVFDKLDADIACAMMGIGAVKGVEIGAGFECAGMKGSQMNDALVLNNGKVIPANNNAGGITGGISTGMPVVCRIAVKPTPSISKSQKSVDMASMKEIDVEIHGRHDPTIPPRMVPVAESMMALVLADHMIRSGRIGPDSLL
- a CDS encoding cation diffusion facilitator family transporter, producing MYDIESRFRQIRNVMIYILFLNLAVSFAKIAYGMYTNVLSMQSDGYHSLFDGISNIVGLIGIQIAAKPPDKEHPYGHRKFETLASIVIAVILAVVAFEIVHSAFDRFGSGNAPEVTAISFVIMLGTMCVNYGVTTYERRKGTELNSEVLLADSAHTRSDIYVSLSVIIGLIAIHLGYPLIDPVVSVLIALVILHAGAEIIFHSVSILADESQIDTEEIATVVRNVEGVIDCHKIRTRGPPGNVFVDLHVEVDPEMTTYKSHTISHIVQYRIRESFDGIEDVLVHIEPAHTRSI
- a CDS encoding formylglycine-generating enzyme family protein, translated to MLSISVILLSGCVTDNSKDSVLDQEFSNSIGIDFALIPAGEFYMGSDSTPIVAFDDPLHEVSIKNAFYMGKYEVTQEQWEDVMGNNPSFFEGENLPVEQVSWNDAQEFISKLNQMEDTDKYRLPTETEWEYACKAGNNTDFSFTNEATDLNEYGWSDSYGWCAINANKTTHSVGEKKANAWGLYDMHGNVWEWVQDNWHDTYENAPVDGTAWEDESSSNRVGKGGSWMDGPNICKSAFRGSLDAESTSNVLGFRIVKEI
- a CDS encoding carbon monoxide dehydrogenase accessory protein CooC → MVKIAVTGKGGVGKTTLSGTLARMLARDGYDVLAIDADADMNLASSLGIEDAPKPLTDYKDLIEDRAGEKGGMFKLNPKVDDVVDKFGVVGPDNVKMLVMGTVERGGSGCMCPASAFLKAFLRHVVLKGSSAVILDMEAGIEHLGRGTTRGIDLMIVVVEPGMRSIETARRIKELSEGIDIKHLAAVINKGTSSDIKPKLEEMGIPVLGVIPYDPDLVEADFNGLSPIDVGGNWVDSVTEIKDHMLEMISGFEKEE
- a CDS encoding TIGR00269 family protein; amino-acid sequence: MESKTIKCNKCNNDAIIFQKYSGMHLCRKHFIEDVERKIKLTIRKHYSIKRNEVIAVGLSGGKDSSTTLHILHKLFGKRPDIEIVGISIDEGIEGYRPDTIESARELTSKLGVRHIIRSFQDEYDTTMDEIAPQQREKGACSYCGVLRKSLINKIALEIGATKLAIGHNLDDEAQTILLNHLKGDVSRMVRLAPPKELEGLVLRMKPLRNIPEKEVALYAYLYDLPLGFGGCPYSHEAMRREIRVMLNEFEVKHPGTKYALLSGFDKVSGILGREYPQEGLQKCCICGQACTEKVCQACRLLKRDQSSSM